A single window of Danio rerio strain Tuebingen ecotype United States chromosome 15, GRCz12tu, whole genome shotgun sequence DNA harbors:
- the LOC101883163 gene encoding uncharacterized protein: MMLSLHGVNICLRTLKSKLNEAGLYHIKDYSFPNCVSNDIRLELRGPGQLFGYRTMWQVLKQKYKIRVKRDDVMNLLRELNPRGVESRTHRRFIRRTYHSMGPNYMWHADGYDKLKPFGMAILGCIDGFSRKVLWLECGPTNNNPTVIARYFMSCVRKLGVIPMRLRTDCGTENGIMAAIQCTLRHHHSDYYAGASSHMYGSSINNQRIESWWSIFRKGRSQFWMELFADLREAGYFNRSHEHQCLLRYCFGDVIQKDLDECARLWNSHRIRRSRTAACPGGVPNELYYLPQRFGSRDCGFQIEPAELDVLPEASLSMTPCGDPNMQEYLDFAMEHNQLQKPENWESASELYMKLKEMAQL, translated from the exons ATGATGTTAAGTCTACACGGTGTGAACATCTGCTTAAGGACTCTTAAAAGTAAACTGAACGAAGCCGGTTTGTACCACATAAAGGATTATTCTTTTCCAAACTGCGTGAGTAACGACATCAGATTGGAACTTCGTGGACCTGGACAACTATTTGGCTACCGCACGATGTGGCAGGTACTTAAACAAAAGTACAAAATTCGAGTGAAGAGAGATGATGTGATGAATTTGCTCCGGGAGCTCAATCCCCGAGGGGTTGAGAGCAGAACACACAGAAGGTTTATAAGAAGAACCTACCATTCAATGGGACCTAACTATATGTGGCACGCAGATGGTTATGATAAACTTAAGCCGTTCGGTATGGCCATATTGGGGTGCATAGATGGATTTTCACGTAAAGTACTGTGGCTTGAATGTggaccaacaaataataaccCAACAGTGATTGCTCGCTATTTCATGTCATGTGTGCGAAAGCTCGGTGTCATCCCCATGAGACTGAGGACTGATTGCGGCACTGAGAACGGTATAATGGCTGCAATTCAATGTACGCTACGCCACCATCACAGTGATTACTATGCTGGCGCTTCCAGCCACATGTACGGCTCGTCAATAAATAACCAACGTATTGAGTCCTGGTGGTCTATATTTAGAAAGGGAAG GTCTCAGTTCTGGATGGAGTTATTTGCAGACCTTAGAGAAGCTGGATACTTCAACAGGAGTCATGAGCATCAGTGCCTATTGAGATATTGCTTTGGGGATGTTATTCAGAAGGACTTGGATGAGTGTGCGAGGTTGTGGAACAGTCACAGGATTCGTCGTTCCAGAACAGCAGCATGTCCAGGAGGAGTGCCCAATGAACTTTACTACTTACCACAAAG GTTTGGCTCCAGAGACTGTGGATTTCAGATCGAACCGGCTGAACTGGATGTCCTTCCTGAGGCTAGCCTGTCAATGACTCCTTGTGGGGACCCAAACATGCAGGAGTACTTGGACTTTGCTATGGAACACAATCAGTTACAGAAGCCAGAGAACTGGGAATCTGCATCAGAACTGTACATGAAACTAAAAGAAATGGCTCAGCTATGA